The following are encoded together in the Lactuca sativa cultivar Salinas chromosome 1, Lsat_Salinas_v11, whole genome shotgun sequence genome:
- the LOC128132462 gene encoding uncharacterized protein LOC128132462 translates to MEDYVNNPANMHDFSLMNTKAFANLKGSGGNIWEVFEVLDDARRAIFRNTVFGYFIDVPRLQGDALLFHKMFLHQIRPDPVLSPDGIKRLYFRVDNIKMVYGPEEFCLITGFNFGEYPKNIGRKGSEKLISSKKRCLLRERLFPDHTNSSVKIGDLKSLILNQTFLALDDLDAVRVCLIYILCEGFLGKEVNDRVPQDWFYLAENLDLWNSFAWGSYLWDFTYVDLEDTWNKIHHYLSLPERGQTLKYSVSGFTAPIRV, encoded by the exons atggaggattatgtcaacaatcccgcaaatatg catgattttagtttaatgaatacgaaagcctttgcgaacctaaaaggctctggcggtaacatatgggaagtctttgaagttttagatgatgCCCGACGTGCTATTTTCAGAAATACCGTCTTTGGCTATTTTATTGATGTTcctcgtttacaaggggacgctttattgtttcataaaatgttccttcatcagatccggccggaccctgttttatctccagatggaataaaacgTTTATATTTTCGAGTAGACAATATCAAAatggtttatgggccggaagagttttgtttgattaccgggttcaattttggggagtatccaaaaaacattgggagaaaagggtcggaaaaattaataagcagtaaaaaaagatgtttactgcgtgaacggctatttccggaccatactaatagttcggtgaaaatcggcgacctgaaaagtttaattttaaatcaaacattCCTAGCACTTGATGACCttgatgcagttagagtatgtttgatatacattttgtgtgaaggttttttgggcaaagaagttaacgatcgggtgccacaagattggttttatttggctgagaatttggatctctggaatag cttcgcttggggtagctatctatgggattttacttatgttgaccttgaGGATACGTGGAATAAGATACATCATTATTTATCACTTCCTGAGcgtggtcaaactttaaagtattccgtctcaggatttacggctccaattagggtataa